The following DNA comes from Qingshengfaniella alkalisoli.
GTCAACTGGCAGGTGAAGGCCTTGGTCGAGGCGACGCCTATCTCCACACCGGCCTCGATCGGCAGAGCGACATCACTCTCGCGGGCAATCGAGCTTTCGGGGACATTGGTCAAAGATGCTATCTGAAGGCCCTGTTCCGCGCAGTAGCGCAGCGCGGCCAGCGTATCCGCCGTCTCGCCCGACTGGCTGACGAACAGCGCGGTCGTATTGGCCACGAAAGGCGGCTCGCGGTAACGGAACTCGGACGCGATATCGACATCGACGGGCAGCCGCGCGAGCTGTTCGAACCAGTATTTCGCGACCTGGCAGGCATAGCTGGCGGTGCCGCAGGCCACCATGCTGATGCGGTCGATGCGGGCAAAATCCAGACCATTCGCCGGCAGATGAATGCGCCCTTCAGCGTCCAGATATCGATCCAGCGTCGTGCCGATCACGGCGGGTTGCTCGGCGATTTCCTTGGCCATGAAGTGCTTGTAGCCCGCCTTGTCGACCTGTGCGGTCTTGGCCACCGTCTTGACGGGGCGCTCGACAGGCATGCCATCCGTGTCAAAGATCGTGGCGCCCGCGCGGGTAACAACAGCCCAGTCGCCTTCTTCCAGATAGCACACCCGATCCGTCATAGGGGCCAGCGCGATGGCGTCGGAACCAACATACATCTCGCCCTCGCCGAACCCCAAAGCCAGTGGAGATCCGCGGCGCGCGGCAATCAGCAGGTCAGGGTGATCACGAAACAGAAACAGCAGGGCAAAGGCACCGCGCAACCGAGACAGCGTCTGCTGCACTGCGGCTTGCGGGTCCTTGCCTTGTTCAAGTGACCTGGCAACCAGATGCATCACAACTTCGGTGTCCGTCTCGGAGGCAAACACACGGCCCTCGGCGCGCAGCTCCTCCCGCAGCTCGGCGTAGTTCTCGATGATCCCGTTATGCACCAGCGCAACGCTGTCCGACATATGCGGATGAGCATTCTCAACCGTCGCACCGCCATGCGTGGCCCAGCGAGTATGGCCGATGCCCGCCATCCCTTCGAGCGGCTCATGCACCAGCAGATCCGACAGGTTCACCAGCTTTCCCACGGCGCGACGACGTTCAATCCGACCATCGGTGATCGTGGCCGCACCCGCACTGTCATAGCCGCGATATTCCAGACAGGCCAGGGCGTTCAATAGCTGAGGCGCCACTTGATGCGTGCCCAGTACACCTACGATTCCACACATGTCAGCCGTCCTTCTTCTGCTTGGCTTTCAGAGCCTTGAGCCGGTCCATCATCCGCTTGGCAAGGCCGGGTTTGGTCACCTGGCGGCTGCGGGCAATCGCCAGCGCCTCGTCGGGGACGTCTTCTGTCACCACGCTGCCGCAGCCCGTCATTGCGTCATTGCCGATGGTTACCGGCGCTACCAGCATGGTATTCGACCCGATGAAGGCCCGTGAGCCGATCCGCGTCTTGTGCTTGAACACGCCGTCATAATTGCAGGTGATCGTGCCCGCACCGATATTGGCGGCCGCGCCGA
Coding sequences within:
- the glmS gene encoding glutamine--fructose-6-phosphate transaminase (isomerizing) encodes the protein MCGIVGVLGTHQVAPQLLNALACLEYRGYDSAGAATITDGRIERRRAVGKLVNLSDLLVHEPLEGMAGIGHTRWATHGGATVENAHPHMSDSVALVHNGIIENYAELREELRAEGRVFASETDTEVVMHLVARSLEQGKDPQAAVQQTLSRLRGAFALLFLFRDHPDLLIAARRGSPLALGFGEGEMYVGSDAIALAPMTDRVCYLEEGDWAVVTRAGATIFDTDGMPVERPVKTVAKTAQVDKAGYKHFMAKEIAEQPAVIGTTLDRYLDAEGRIHLPANGLDFARIDRISMVACGTASYACQVAKYWFEQLARLPVDVDIASEFRYREPPFVANTTALFVSQSGETADTLAALRYCAEQGLQIASLTNVPESSIARESDVALPIEAGVEIGVASTKAFTCQLTALFIMALKAAQVRGTLTPAQIADHLVQLRQLPGLINATLSLSDRIEDVSRKLAEARDVLFLGRGALYPLALEGALKLKEISYIHAEGYASGELKHGPIALIDRKVPVVVLAPTDPLFDKTVSNMQEVLAREGKVILITDAAGAKRAGEGAAHVITLPEIPPALAPILYAIPAQLLAYHTAVAKGTDVDQPRNLAKSVTVE